A segment of the Bordetella flabilis genome:
TCGGCTGGTATGCGATACGGTTTGCAAAGCGCCTTCCCATGGCCATGGTCCATGCCTTCGAGCCGATGCCCGTCAGTCATGCCTTCCTACAGCGCAACGTCGCGCTGAACAACGTCGGAGATCAGGTACGCTGCTACAACTACGGGCTCTCTGACAAGTGCGGCAGCTTCGATTTCTTCATGCCGCCGGCAGGCAGCGTGAATGCCTCCCTGAGCAATGTGTCAGGCGCAAAGAATGCCGACGTCGTCGTCGGACTGACGTTAACGCTTGATCAATGGTGCGCCAATCAACGGTTGCAGCCGGACTTCATCAAATGCGACGTCGAGGGAGCGGAGCTTCTGGTATTCCAGGGCGCAAGCCGGACACTCGCACAGGCACGACCGGTCGTCTTCACGGAACTGCTGCGAAAGTGGGCAAAGCCGTTCGGATACCACCCCAATGACGTGCTGGGCTTCTTCGCGCAACTGGGATATGTATGCTACGCGATCGGTTCGACGGGTGTGCGCCATATCGAGCAGGTGACCGACGAAACGGTGGAAACCGGTTACGCGTTCGTGCACCGCGACGCTCATCGCCCGCTGATCCGCAGGCTGGAGACTCTGCAGTGAGTATCGAGCAAACACAGGCTCTGGCCACGCGCATGCGGACCCACGCGCTGCGCATGGTCCACATGGCCAAAGCGTCGCACATCGGGTCGGCTCTGTCGATCTGCGACATCCTGGCCGTTCTCTACGGCCGCATTATGCGGCTGGACCCTGGCCACCCCGGCTGGCCCGAGCGCGATCGATTCATTCTCAGCAAAGGGCACGCTTGCGTCGCGGTCTATGCAGCGCTTGCGGAGCGAGGCTTCATCTCGCATGAGGCGTTGCAGACCTATGGGAAGGATCATTCGATCCTCATGAACCACATCAGCCACAAGGTTGCGGGTGTCGAATTCTCAACAGGATCGCTGGGCCACGGCCTGCCCTTCGGGGTTGGAAAGGCCCTGGCGGCCAAGCGACGGCAACAGTCATGGCGTACCTTCGTGCAGTTGAGCGACGGCGAACTCGATGAAGGCTCGAATTGGGAGGCCGTGATGTTTGCGGCCCATCATGGATTGGACAACTTGGTCGCTATCGTGGATTACAACAAACTGCAGAGTTTGACCACGGTGGAGAAGACGCTGCGGATCGAACCGCTGATGGACAAGTTTGCGGCGTTCGGCTGCGCTGTGCAGGAACTGGACGGACATGACCATGACGCCCTTTATAGATCACTGTCGTCCACGCCGTGGAAGGCGGGAAAGCCCAACGTCCTGATAGCGAACACAACCAAGGGCAAGGGCGTCAGTTTCATGGAAGACAGCGTGGCATGGCACTACAAATCTCCGTCGGCCGAGCAGTTGGAACAAGCGCTCAAGGAACTCGGCGATGCGTAATACCTTCATGCATGAACTTGCCGAGCTGGCTCGGGTCCATCCGCAGATCGCCCTGGTTGTTGGAGATCTGGGCTATTCGGTGGTCGAGCCATTCGCCGACGAGTTTCCGGACCGCTTTATCAACGCAGGCGTCGCCGAGCAGAACATGACTGGTTTGGCGGCCGGAATGGCGTCCGAGGGCTACCACGTCTTCACATATTCGATTGCGAACTTTCCGCTCTTTCGATGCGCAGAGCAGATCCGCAATGATGTCGCGTACCACGGCCTGCCAGTCACGGTGGTTTCCGTCGGTGGCGGGCTCGCCTATGGCGCCCTGGGGTATTCCCACCATGCCGTACAGGATTACGCCCTGGTGCGGACGTTCCCCAACATGTTGATTGCGGCGCCTGGGGATCCGATGGAAGTTCGCGCCTGCCTGCGGTACTTGGTGGCCCATCCAGGCCCTTCTTATTTGAGATTGGGCAAGACGGGGGAACCTTGCTTTCATGAAGCCCCGCCCGCGGTCGCTCCTGGAGAGTGGACAAAGATCCGGGACGGCCAGCACGACAAGGCGATCCTCACTACCGGCGCTGCCCTGGCGCTGGCCATGGAATGGATCAAGCACCCGGAGCACGCCGGGGACAGTGTATACACCTTACCCCTATGGTCCATGGCATCCAAGGCTGCGCAGGCTGCCCAACTGCGTGCCCGTTCCCGCATCATGACGCTGGAGGATCATCTGGTGGACGGTGGGTTCGGATCATGGCTGCTGGAAGCAAAAATGCAGGATGCGTCTCTCGACTGTAGCGTCCAATGCGTCGGGCTCAACCCAGACGTCTGCGGTACAGTCGGCACGCAGGAGACGCTCAATCAACTGGGGGGCCTGTTGCCATAAGGCCTGAGGCCCAGCTTGCCGCTCCGGCGCATCTGCCTCGTACAAAACCGAAGCGGCCCCTGAGGGCCGCTTTTCACTCTTGCGCAACGTCCTGTAGTTCCTTACTTCCTGCGTACCGGCGGCAGGTCCGTGCAGACGCCCTCGGCCACTTCCGCAGCCATCCCCACCGATTCCCCCAAGGTCGGGTGCGGGTGGATGGTCTTGGCGATATCGACGACATCCGCTCCCATCTCCACCGCCAGCGCGAGCTCGCTGATCAGGTCGCCGGCGTGGGTACCGACGATCCCGCCGCCCAGGATGCGATGGTTCTCCGCGTCGAAGATCAGCTTGGTGAAGCCCTCGTCGCGGCCGTTGGCGATGGCGCGGCCCGAGGCCGCCCAGGGGAACACCCCCTTCTCGATCTTCACGCCCTGCTTCTTCGCCTCGTCTTCCGTCAGCCCGACCCACGCCACTTCCGGATCCGTGTAGGCCACCGCCGGAATCACGCGCGCGTCGAAGAACGACTTCTCGCCGGACGCCGCTTCCGCCGCCACGTGGCCTTCATGCACCGCCTTGTGCGCCAGCATCGGGTTGCCCACGATATCGCCGATCGCGAAGATGTGCGGCACATTCGTGCGCATCTGCTTGTCGACCTCGATATAGCCGCGCTCCGTGACGGCGATACCCGCCTTGTCGGCCCCGATCTTCTTGCCGTTGGGCGAACGGCCCACCGCCTGCAGGACGAGGTCGTAGCGTTGGGGTTCCTTGGGTGCGCCTTCGCCTTCGAACGTCACGTAGATGCCGTCCTTGCGCGCTTCCGCTGCCACGGTCTTGGTCTTCAGCATGATGTTGTCGAAGCGCGGCGCATTCATCTTCTGCCACACCTTCACCAGGTCGCGGTCGGCGCCCTGCATCAGGCCATCCAGCATTTCCACCACGTCCAGGCGCGCGCCCAGCGCGGAATACACCGTGCCCATTTCCAGGCCGATGATGCCGCCGCCCACGATAAGCATTTTCTTCGGGATGCTACGCAGCAGCAACGCGCCGGTGGAATCGACCACCCGTTCGTCGTCCGGCATAAAGGGCAGGCGCACCGCCTGGCTGCCGGCCGCGATGATGGCGTGCTTGAAGCGGATGGTCTGCGTCTTGCCGTCGGCGGCTTTTACGCTCAGGTGGTTGGGGTCGGCGAACTCGCCCACGCCGGTGACCACCGTTACCTTGCGCATCTTCGCCATGCCGGCCAGCCCGCCGGTCAGCTTGCCCACCACGCTGTCCTTGAAGCTGCGCAGCTTGTCCAGGTCGATCTTCGGTTCGCCGAAGGTGATGCCGTGGTCGGCCAGGGCCTTGGCTTCTTCCATCACGGCGGCCACGTGCAGCAACGCCTTGGACGGAATGCAGCCAACGTTCAGGCAGACACCGCCCAGCGTCGAATAGCGCTCCACCAGGACCGTCTTCATGCCCAGGTCCGCGGCGCGGAAGGCGGCGGAATAGCCGCCTGGGCCGGCGCCCAGCACCAGCATGTCGCACTCCAGGTCTGCGCTGCCCTGGTAGGAGGCGGCCTTGGGCGCGGGGGCGCTCTGCGCGGCAGTGGCAGCACCGGCGGCGGGCGGCGGGGATGGGGCTTTCTGCGCGGGCGCAGCGGCTGGCGCGGCCTGGCCAGACGAAGCCGCGGCAGGCGCGGCCCCGGCACCGGAGGCCGCCCCGGCGGGCGCTGACGCAGCCTGCGCCGCGCCGCCTTCCACTGCTTCCACTTCGACAATGGCCGAACCCATCGCGACCTTGTCGCCCACCTTGACCTTCACCGACTTCACCACCCCGCCTTGCGAAGCGGGAATTTCCATCGATGCCTTGTCCGACTCCACCGTGATCAGGCTCTGTTCGGCCTTGATCGTGTCGCCGGGCGCCACGAGCACCTCGATGACTTCCACTTCCTTGAAGTCGCCGATATCGGGTACCTTGATTTCCACCGTATTGCTCATGTCGATCCCCGATTACAGCGCGATGCGGCGGAAGTCGGCCAGCAAGGCGCCCAGATAGGCGTTGAAGCGGGCCGCGGCGGCGCCATCGATCACGCGATGGTCGTACGACAGCGACAGCGGCAGCTTCAGGCGCGGCACGAACTGCTTGCCGTCCCATACCGGCTTGTGCTCGGAGCGGGAGACGCCCAGGATGGCGACTTCCGGCGCATTGATGATGGGCGTGAAGTGCGTGCCGCCGATGCCCCCCAGCGAGGAAATCGAGAAGCAGCCGCCCTGCATTTCGGCCGGGGACAACTTGCCGTCGCGCGCCTTCTTCGCCATGTCGGAGGTCTCCTGCGCGATCTGCAGGATGCCCTTCTTGTCGGCGTCCCGGATGACCGGCACGACCAGGCCGTTCGGCGTGTCGGCGGCGAAACCGATGTGGTAGTACTGCTTGAGCACCAGGTTGTCGCCGTCCAGCGACGCATTGAACTCGGGATACTTCTTCAGCGCCGCAACCACGGCCTTGATCAGGAAGGCCAGCATCGTCACCTTGACGCCGGACTTCTCGTTCTCCTTGTTCAACGTGACACGCAGCGCTTCCAGGTCCGTGATGTCCGCCTCGTCGTTGTTGGTGACGTGCGGGATCATGACCCAGTTGCGATG
Coding sequences within it:
- a CDS encoding FkbM family methyltransferase; protein product: MRATLQSLKDQYAEGVLSKPDFIELALAMHRSLFDYVDIARSTDVREIRITAEGICFRVGEEDVWLYAPPGEARVLPIEVMNFGRYEPEETRIMDLLSDGAEAVLDVGSNIGWYAIRFAKRLPMAMVHAFEPMPVSHAFLQRNVALNNVGDQVRCYNYGLSDKCGSFDFFMPPAGSVNASLSNVSGAKNADVVVGLTLTLDQWCANQRLQPDFIKCDVEGAELLVFQGASRTLAQARPVVFTELLRKWAKPFGYHPNDVLGFFAQLGYVCYAIGSTGVRHIEQVTDETVETGYAFVHRDAHRPLIRRLETLQ
- a CDS encoding transketolase translates to MSIEQTQALATRMRTHALRMVHMAKASHIGSALSICDILAVLYGRIMRLDPGHPGWPERDRFILSKGHACVAVYAALAERGFISHEALQTYGKDHSILMNHISHKVAGVEFSTGSLGHGLPFGVGKALAAKRRQQSWRTFVQLSDGELDEGSNWEAVMFAAHHGLDNLVAIVDYNKLQSLTTVEKTLRIEPLMDKFAAFGCAVQELDGHDHDALYRSLSSTPWKAGKPNVLIANTTKGKGVSFMEDSVAWHYKSPSAEQLEQALKELGDA
- a CDS encoding transketolase family protein, translating into MRNTFMHELAELARVHPQIALVVGDLGYSVVEPFADEFPDRFINAGVAEQNMTGLAAGMASEGYHVFTYSIANFPLFRCAEQIRNDVAYHGLPVTVVSVGGGLAYGALGYSHHAVQDYALVRTFPNMLIAAPGDPMEVRACLRYLVAHPGPSYLRLGKTGEPCFHEAPPAVAPGEWTKIRDGQHDKAILTTGAALALAMEWIKHPEHAGDSVYTLPLWSMASKAAQAAQLRARSRIMTLEDHLVDGGFGSWLLEAKMQDASLDCSVQCVGLNPDVCGTVGTQETLNQLGGLLP
- the lpdA gene encoding dihydrolipoyl dehydrogenase, translated to MSNTVEIKVPDIGDFKEVEVIEVLVAPGDTIKAEQSLITVESDKASMEIPASQGGVVKSVKVKVGDKVAMGSAIVEVEAVEGGAAQAASAPAGAASGAGAAPAAASSGQAAPAAAPAQKAPSPPPAAGAATAAQSAPAPKAASYQGSADLECDMLVLGAGPGGYSAAFRAADLGMKTVLVERYSTLGGVCLNVGCIPSKALLHVAAVMEEAKALADHGITFGEPKIDLDKLRSFKDSVVGKLTGGLAGMAKMRKVTVVTGVGEFADPNHLSVKAADGKTQTIRFKHAIIAAGSQAVRLPFMPDDERVVDSTGALLLRSIPKKMLIVGGGIIGLEMGTVYSALGARLDVVEMLDGLMQGADRDLVKVWQKMNAPRFDNIMLKTKTVAAEARKDGIYVTFEGEGAPKEPQRYDLVLQAVGRSPNGKKIGADKAGIAVTERGYIEVDKQMRTNVPHIFAIGDIVGNPMLAHKAVHEGHVAAEAASGEKSFFDARVIPAVAYTDPEVAWVGLTEDEAKKQGVKIEKGVFPWAASGRAIANGRDEGFTKLIFDAENHRILGGGIVGTHAGDLISELALAVEMGADVVDIAKTIHPHPTLGESVGMAAEVAEGVCTDLPPVRRK